In Salvelinus fontinalis isolate EN_2023a chromosome 37, ASM2944872v1, whole genome shotgun sequence, the genomic stretch CTCTGTGTTTATTAGTTCCATCTGCCTTCCTCAGGCGGCGTGGATCCAGACCTCATTGTGTCGGCCAATCAGAGTCCACGGGCCTTCATACCCTGCCGCAATGAACCGGTGGGAGTCAAAGGCTTTCCCAGCCTGTGTCAGGGCATCACGTAGCTTCTTCAAATTATCCTTGAAGTTGTACTCTGACGGAAAACCACTGAaagtcctgagagagagagaaagagagttaaaAAACAGAGACATGGACTTAAACTTCTACAGCAGGATTTGGCCCCTAGTTAGTGAAACAGGATGACAACGGTGGTTCTTCACCTGACATATATGGTGCAGGCAGGCATAGTCTCATTCCTGATTGAGGCATCATTGGGAGTGGGGAGGACTGTATCTTCTGGAGCCACATAGAAAGAGAGCGATGCATGCTTCTCTCCACCATCCTCTACCTCAGTCGTAGAAATAAGTGCAGGCCAGGTATGAGCATTGACATGTTCACCTGAGAAGGAATGATAAAAAACACAACATACATTTTACAACCAAAAACCAGATAAAAAAAGGGCTCATTGAAAGATGATATTCATTCAAATTATTCATCCTTTAGAAAAGTTTAATTTTAAGATTTTAAGTTAATATTTGAAATATTGAAATTGTGCATTCCAACAGGTAGGTTTCCAGTTGTGTAGGCTACTGTAATTACACTGCACTTGTCTATGTTACTAGGCTACCGTGTAATAATAGGTATTTTTCTCTTTAATGTTGAATGGTAATGTTAAGTGGATGGTCATATTAAACATATCTTCATAAGAGGGCCATAAACAGTACTTAGTAATGACACGTACAGTTAGAAAGCTCAGATGTCCTGCTTTTTGGAGTATTTATTATTTATCTATGATTTGTATGCAATTTGTCCACTAGTATGTACTGCTATAGTAAATAAAATGAAAAATTGTACATCGTAGATGTTATTTTCAAACTTCATATGCTATGAACAACCTACTCATGAAAAATAGGGGAATAGGGCTTAATCTACATATACTCAACTTTACAATTGACATGATATAAGATTTGAGATGCCTTATACTGTAATCATTTTTAGATTACAAGTGATCCGGGAAAATCCTACTAATTCCCTGGTGGACTGCTCTCATTCATTGTTGTCTCTCTCCCAGTGAACGTACCAGAGTTGACTAGCGAATCAACTGATTTGTCACAATCCCAGTTTTAATATAATATAAAGTGTGTCCCTCTGTGGTGAACATAGTGATTTCTTCACATTGTGTTCAATTTGATTTATTTTAAATTCCGATCAAATCGACGTGTGTTTGTCATAGAACAAATGGGACACATTCATATCGCTGCAGTAGACTACAAGCATTGCAGCGCTATGCTGCTTGTGTGCCTGAGATGTACCGTTCTGCCCGAGCCTCCAACGGCTGTGGACATATAACTCGATACATTTAACCTAATTTAGCAGGCGTAAAATAAACGCCTGAAACTActtcccctacatactggtcttgctgagaagaaaaaaactgtcgggggaggttctcttctgcactgttcaaccaatccagtaaatgtggaggatgAATTAATATGGAGTGTTGCCTTGTTAATGTCCAAAAGCGGAATTTGTGTCACACGTTCTCTTTCCAAATCCCCTGAAAACCGGAACACTCGGTTTATGTAGCCACCGCCGAGTCTCCATATCCAAGAGTCAATCGAAGCTATTTGGTCTAAAATAAGTTGATTTATAAGCGAATAACCTTGATATGCCACGATAAAACAATTACATAACGAATGTCCACTAAATAGGGGAATTAACATTTAATTGGTATTGAACATTTGTTGGCTACATTAGTATTGAATAGTCACCTTTATGCCAAAGGACTTTGATGTAAATTACATTTCCTTTAAGCACATTTCAGTAAAACACAATACTGCATACTAGAACTTGCAATTAATCAATAAGGTCATTATTGTAGTTTAAACAATATTGAGGCATCCACCTGCTTGATTGTCCCACTGGGTGTAGTCCCACAGTTTCGTGAATCCAGCCTTCACGTCCTGGTCAGAGACACCCAGACTGTCGACGGTTATCCAGCGGCTCACTTGGTACGCACGTTCCTCAAAGTCCTGTTCAAATAAAAACAACGCTAGGCTATTTAACAACTACATCTCAAGCTTCTTACATCAGTTATCATATTTGTCATAGATCTCTATATTCACTTACCTCATATTTATTAACGACCGTGAACTCAGGACAATCATAGCTATGACAAAACGGCGGCGCATCCCAACCGTGCGCCCCGCGTAAAAACACCACGGCCAGAACCGAGAGAAGCGTTGTTACCTCGAGATACTTCATATCGTCGCTGCCTAAACTCGGATGACACTTTCAATTTTAACAACTCTCTACCATCTTTGCATTTTCAGGACACACCTACAATACCTTTCTGAGAAAACAGGTGTTGCCTGACTCATTTCTTCATCGGGGGCGGGGAAAGAGAGCCAAATAAACAAAACCTTGCAATACGCCAGGGAGGCGTGCGCTGTGGCGGGGAGTAGCATGGTTATAGTCTCCGTCCATAACAAGACAACGCCCCAACCCCTCCGCTGGGAATGGAGTTGAATACCTGAAGACGACAAAAGAGAGGAGTTCAGGTGCACTAGAGGCATACTCCCTATGAAATTGCACACGTATAGCCACGATAACCAAGCCTACTACTATATAGAAAAACACATTAAATACAATAACTAATGTAAAGTAAATGTCAATACAAATTTTCATGTAAATTCCATTGCCTGATCAAAATAGATGTACAGTATCTGCCAGACCCAAGCGTTTCTGCTTACAGGGGGTGGGCTCACCTTATAGAACTGGTCCAACTGGTCCAGGGTCACTGCAGGATGCCAGATCCAAAATCTAATTCTGACAGACTCCTTTGCCTATTTTCTTAAGCTAGTATAGCCAGTTTCAGCTGCACAATGTAGTTATCATATTTGTCATAGATCTCTATATTCACTTACCTCATATTTATTAACGACCGTGAACTCAGGACAATCATAGCTATGACAAAACGGCGGCGCATCCCGACCGTGCGCCCCGCGTaaaaacagaggagaggagttcaGGTGCACTAGAGGCATACTCCCTATGAAATTGCACACGTATAGCCACGATAACGAAGCCTACTACTATATAGAAAAACACATTAAATACAATAACTAATGTAAAGTAAATGTCAATGCTACTTTTCATGTAAATTCCATTGCCTGATCAAAATAGATGTAGAGTATCTGCCAGACCCAAGCCTTTCTGCTTACTGTGGGCTAACCTTATAGAACTGGTCCAACTGGTCCAGGGTCACTGCAGGATGCCAGATCCAAAATCTAATTCTGACAGACTCCTTTGCCTATTTTCTTAGCTAGTCAAGCCAGTTTCAGCTGCACAATGTAATGCAAAGTTATGACTTTGATGGGGGGACTTTGTCTAAACAGACAGGCAGTGAGACAAGTTATGAAGTTATACATGTCAATCTAGTATGTACACTAAAAGAATAGTGATGGTGTTGAAGAAAGGTTTACTGTAGCAATCCCTCTATATTGCAATAAAATGGAGGTAGAGATTATATAATTATTTTATTGAAGCTATTATTATATTTTGATAAAACTACCCATTAAGACATAATCCAAATCACTGTGCATGTGAAAGTGTATTCCACTGCAATGCTCTATTTCTAATAAATGTATTGCTCACCTCCTGACTTAGTACTTGCAAAGGAGTGGAATGCAatagcacagactgaaatatgttccgggattcttccgatggcattgaggagtacaccacatcagtcactggcttcgttaataagtgcatcgatgacgtccccCCCAcaatgactgtacgtacataccccaaccagaagccatggattacaggcaatatcctcactgagctaaagggtagagctgccgctttcaaagagcgggactctaacccggaagcttataagaaatcccgctatgccatcCGACGAACCAGGCAAAGCATCATTAAAGAATTAAGATCAAATCGTAcaacaccggctccgacactcgtcgtatgtgacagggcttgcaaactattacagactacaaagggaagctaAGCCGAGAGCTGACCAGTGACACGAGccaaccagatgagctaaatgtacttttatgctcgcttcgaggcaagtaacactgaaacatgcatgagagcatcagctgttccagacgactgtgtgaccacgctctccgcagccgatgtgagttagacctttaaacaggtctacattcacaaggtcgcagggccagacggattaccaggacaaaTAATCTGAGcacgcgctgaccaactggcaagtgtcttcactgacattttcaacctctccctgtctgagtctaataccaacacgtttcaagcagaccaccatagtccctgtgtccaagaacactaaggtaacctgcctaaatgactatagacccatagcactcatgtctttagccatgaagtgctttgaaaggctggtcatggctcacatcaacacccttatcccagaaaccctagacccactctaatttgcataccgccctaacagatccatagatgatgcaatctctattgcactccacattgccctttcccacctgaacaaaaggaacacctatatgagaatactaattcactgactacagctcagcgttcaacaccatagtgccctcaaagctcataactaagctaaggaccctgggactaaacacctccctctgcaactggatgctggacttcctgacagactgccaccaggtggtaagggtaggtaacaacatctaccacactgatcctcaaaacgggggcccctcagggatacatgctcagtcccctcctgtactacctgttcattcatgactgcacggccaggtacgactccaacaccatcattaagtttgccaatgacacaacagtggtaggcctgatcaccaacaatgataagatagcctatagggaggaggtcagagacctggccgacAACAAACTCCCTCAACGTGataaagacaaaggagatgattgtggactactggAAAAGggggaccgagcatgcccccattctcatcgatggggctgtagtggagcaggttgagagcttcaggtttcttggtgtccacatcactaacaaactaacatagtccaagcacaccaagacagttgtgaaagcgcacaacaaaacctattcctcctcaggagactgaaaagatctggcatgtgtcctcagatcctcaaaaggttctacagctgcaccatcgagagcatcctgactggttgcatcactgcctgctatggcaactgttcggcctccgaccgcaatgcactacagagggttgtgcgtacggcccagtacatcactggggccaagcttgctgccatccaggacctccataccaggcggtgtcagaggaaggccctaagactccagccaccctagtcatagacttttctctctgctaccgcatggcaagtagTACCGGagtaccaagtctaggtccaagaggcttcgaaacagcttctaccccaagctataagactcctcaacatctaatcaaatggctacccagactatttgcattgccctcccTTTtagactgctgctactctctgttattatctattcaTAGTCACTGTACCTTctctatatagcctcgctattgttacttttttttaattaatttttttaggtcgtttgtaatttttttaactgcattgttggtttgagcttgtaagtaagaatttcactgaaaggtctacacctgttgtgttcggcgcatgtgacaaatacaattttatttgatttaatagctgtgcagagacggCAACCAGGCTACTCTTGACCTACAGCTTAACAATAGCTATTCATTCTATGGTCTCCTTTTTTATTCTTTCTATTGTTGTTAGGTCATTTTAATTGTAGGTTAAGTCTGTCACACTGATGACTAGGTAGGTGTTATCAGTAGACCTGTAGTAAACCTACTGGATTGTAGGCTTTTGTATGCAGTAAATCTACCTGTTCCTTTTCTTTGCATACATTTGGCACCTGCACTTTTGGACAGTGTAAATAAAATCATCCACTCCTCAACACACCTTACTTCCTGCTTTGTTCCTGCCATGAAGACCACCTCTCCGTCCACAACACTATGTTGTAGCGTTCATTGGTGAGTTATTGGGCTCAAATAGTGATGAGTGGTTGAAATCTGCCCAGTCACGGTATCAGAGCTCATTTTAGTGGTCATTAGAGCAACTAAATATCTTCTACTATGGCAGAGTAGTCATGGCAAATCTGAGACAAAGGGCAGAAAAAGCTGGAACATTAGTTGGCCTACATTGTGGGAGGCAACCTGTCTGTCAGAGCTACGGTTTGTTACCTTTTCCGTTCGGAGGTTCACCAATTCACTGTCAACAGCTCTCGAGGACCACCATTCCCAAAGtcgcagatttttttttacataaaatatCTTGGCAGTTACATTTTTTCAATTTTATCAGTGAATGTAACAGATAAATgactaatattattattattattattataaacaaTTTGCATTGTGAAAAGTAACATTAAATTGCTTATAATACCATTAATACTCCCAACAGATAATATTTTTAGAAGAAAGATTTGATAAATAATGAAACAAATTGCCGACCACCTGCAGTACCCCCACAGATTGAAATCCATTGGTctagagcagggatgggcaactgatgCCGGTGGGGGTCACAAAAAAATCTAatctcatcatgaggggccgcagtggctGGTGGGTCTGCGtatccacatccatacccacacaacATGCAATCAGATccttagccttttgggggccctaagcaaaaacatttttgcaaacaCACCTTGCAAACAAAACGTTTTAGTGGTCCCGTTCttgacagaggagagaaaactTATATATGTTTTCAGAGTTAATTTTAGTAATTCGACTATGATTACTATACGTTTAGATATCTGGCTAGACTAACAACATgttttgctgacatgggctaattaaaTGTGACTATCAGTGACCAACAAAGCAAAAGAAAAACTGCTGATCCACATCCAAATTTCAAAATTGTGCCTTGgagtattctactattctaaccgGCACCGTAAATATAATTAGGGCTACATAAATGCAAACCGTTCGTTTTTTTAACCTATTTGCTCACATTTTCCACCTTAGGCCTACTTCCTGGATCCAGTCCCATGCTGCTTTACACTAGACTTTAAGATCAAATTCATAAACACGCGGTCACTTAAACATCACTATGTATTCATATTCGTGGACTAATTTAAGCTACTTCTATCCGATGCCTTCATTGCCTTTTCACGCTTGACcattaaaaaaatgttaaaaagttTATATGGAAGTTGTATGGAAGCCCATTCCTGCCACGACAAAAAAATTATTGGACTACGAGTTATGAGATAGGGAGTCATTATTATGAGATAGTAAGTCATTATTATGAGATAaccagtcattattatgagataTGTACTGTAAGTAACAATTATGAaatattatacaacgggtgggtctaattctggatgctgattggttaaaaccgtattccagccggtgtctattccacaagttaccaccagctaaatctgTGATGTTAAAATgcatatttactctgttccatctgactgcaaaaatc encodes the following:
- the soul2 gene encoding heme-binding protein soul2 — its product is MKYLEVTTLLSVLAVVFLRGAHGWDAPPFCHSYDCPEFTVVNKYEDFEERAYQVSRWITVDSLGVSDQDVKAGFTKLWDYTQWDNQAGEHVNAHTWPALISTTEVEDGGEKHASLSFYVAPEDTVLPTPNDASIRNETMPACTIYVRTFSGFPSEYNFKDNLKKLRDALTQAGKAFDSHRFIAAGYEGPWTLIGRHNEVWIHAA